In Dromaius novaehollandiae isolate bDroNov1 chromosome 2, bDroNov1.hap1, whole genome shotgun sequence, one DNA window encodes the following:
- the TXNL4A gene encoding thioredoxin-like protein 4A isoform X2, which translates to MSYMLPHLHNGWQVDQAILSEEDRVVVIRFGHDWDPTCMKMDEVLYSIAEKVKNFAVIYLVDITEVPDFNKMYELYDPCTVMFFFSCKSEIPRRDYCRSMALKFVKLALKEQTHHD; encoded by the exons ATGTCGTACATGCTGCCGCACTTGCACAACGGCTGGCAGGTGGACCAGGCCATTCTGTCGGAAGAGGACCGCGTGGTGGTCATCCGTTTTGGGCATGACTGGGATCCGACCTGCATGAAAATGGACGAAGTCTTGTACAGCATTGCGGAGAAG gTAAAAAACTTCGCTGTTATTTATCTTGTGGATATCACTGAAGTACCAGACTTCAACAAGATGTATGAGTTGTACGATCCCTGTACAGTCATGTTTTTCTTCAG TTGTAAATCTGAAATTCCCCGCAGAGATTACTGCAGGAGTATGGCACTCAAGTTTGTCAAACTTGCTTTAAAG
- the LOC112992498 gene encoding probable 2-ketogluconate reductase isoform X1: MFRGRAFGLLKSLHLMDGQPNLACKFIHPAITSHVHHCQKRNVNYRQSYKTGPSSAGGRTLNVPQTKVMAEQELPGVLILDIGGIHGVLPNIVALLQKHFRLITMKEFLENKKEMSKKIQSVFVFERRPTIDQELLESLPNLKVIANSGVGVDHLDLKMISNFGVKVTNTPHAVADTTADIGMALMLASARRLVEGCQIVISPDTKYFAVDWLGVEVTRATLGIIGMGNIGYKVAQRAKAFEMKILYHNRNQRKKEEEQAVGAHYCEKMEDLLQQSDFVMLALNLTPETCKLIGKRELGLMKPTATLINISRGAVIDQDALVEALQKKVIMAAALDVTDPEPLPRDHPLLKLNNIIITPHIGTATVQAIRMMAEEAIANMLAVLNGQPIPSEVFPK, encoded by the exons ATGTTCAGGGGCAGAGCATTTGGTCTGTTAAAATCTCTCCACTTGATGGATGGCCAGCCAAATTTGGCTTGTAAATTCATCCATCCAGCTATTACTTCTCATGTGCATCACTGTCAAAAGAGGAATGTGAATTACAGACAGAGCTACAAGACAGGCCCAAGTAGTGCTGGAGGAAGAACACTAAATGTTCCTCAAACTAAG GTCATGGCAGAACAAGAGTTGCCGGGTGTTTTGATTCTGGATATAGGAGGAATTCATGGTGTACTACCAAACATTGTAGCACTTCTGCAGAAACACTTTCGCCTTATCACCATGAAGGaatttcttgaaaacaaaaaagaaatgagcaaaaaaatcCAATCTGTTTTCGTGTTTGAGCGCAGGCCAACTATTGACCAAGAGCTCCTGGAAAGCCTGCCTAATTTAAAGGTAATTGCAAACTCTGGGGTTGGAGTGGATCACTTGGACTTGAAAATGATTTCTAACTTCGGTGTAAAAGTGACCAACACCCCACATGCCGTTGCTGACACAACAGCAGACATTGGAATGGCCTTGATGCTGGCATCTGCCAGAAGACTAGTGGAag GCTGCCAGATTGTGATTTCTCCAGACACAAAGTATTTTGCTGTTGACTGGCTGGGAGTTGAAGTTACCAGGGCTACTCTTGGGATCATCGGAATGGGCAATATTGGTTATAAAGTGGCTCAGAGAGCCAAAGCCTTTGAAATGAAGATTCTCTACCACAACAGGAACCAGAG gaaaaaggaagaggaacaggCAGTTGGTGCCCACTACTGTGAGAAGATGGAAGACTTGCTACAGCAATCTGACTTTGTTATGCTGGCTCTGAACCTGACTCCAGAGACTTGCAAACTGATTGGGAAAAGGGAATTGGGGCTAATGAAACCCACAGCTACTCTTATAAACATCAGCCGAG GTGCAGTTATTGATCAAGATGCATTGGTAGAAGCTCTCCAGAAGAAGGTTATTATGGCTGCTGCTCTGGATGTGACAGACCCTGAGCCTCTTCCAAG agaccatcctttattaaaattaaataacatCATCATAACCCCTCATATTGGAACTGCAACAGTCCAAGCCATCCGTATGATGGCAGAGGAAGCGATAGCAAATATGCTAGCTGTTCTCAATGGTCAACCCATTCCCAGTGAAGTATTCCCCAAATGA
- the LOC112992498 gene encoding probable 2-ketogluconate reductase isoform X2, producing the protein MAEQELPGVLILDIGGIHGVLPNIVALLQKHFRLITMKEFLENKKEMSKKIQSVFVFERRPTIDQELLESLPNLKVIANSGVGVDHLDLKMISNFGVKVTNTPHAVADTTADIGMALMLASARRLVEGCQIVISPDTKYFAVDWLGVEVTRATLGIIGMGNIGYKVAQRAKAFEMKILYHNRNQRKKEEEQAVGAHYCEKMEDLLQQSDFVMLALNLTPETCKLIGKRELGLMKPTATLINISRGAVIDQDALVEALQKKVIMAAALDVTDPEPLPRDHPLLKLNNIIITPHIGTATVQAIRMMAEEAIANMLAVLNGQPIPSEVFPK; encoded by the exons ATGGCAGAACAAGAGTTGCCGGGTGTTTTGATTCTGGATATAGGAGGAATTCATGGTGTACTACCAAACATTGTAGCACTTCTGCAGAAACACTTTCGCCTTATCACCATGAAGGaatttcttgaaaacaaaaaagaaatgagcaaaaaaatcCAATCTGTTTTCGTGTTTGAGCGCAGGCCAACTATTGACCAAGAGCTCCTGGAAAGCCTGCCTAATTTAAAGGTAATTGCAAACTCTGGGGTTGGAGTGGATCACTTGGACTTGAAAATGATTTCTAACTTCGGTGTAAAAGTGACCAACACCCCACATGCCGTTGCTGACACAACAGCAGACATTGGAATGGCCTTGATGCTGGCATCTGCCAGAAGACTAGTGGAag GCTGCCAGATTGTGATTTCTCCAGACACAAAGTATTTTGCTGTTGACTGGCTGGGAGTTGAAGTTACCAGGGCTACTCTTGGGATCATCGGAATGGGCAATATTGGTTATAAAGTGGCTCAGAGAGCCAAAGCCTTTGAAATGAAGATTCTCTACCACAACAGGAACCAGAG gaaaaaggaagaggaacaggCAGTTGGTGCCCACTACTGTGAGAAGATGGAAGACTTGCTACAGCAATCTGACTTTGTTATGCTGGCTCTGAACCTGACTCCAGAGACTTGCAAACTGATTGGGAAAAGGGAATTGGGGCTAATGAAACCCACAGCTACTCTTATAAACATCAGCCGAG GTGCAGTTATTGATCAAGATGCATTGGTAGAAGCTCTCCAGAAGAAGGTTATTATGGCTGCTGCTCTGGATGTGACAGACCCTGAGCCTCTTCCAAG agaccatcctttattaaaattaaataacatCATCATAACCCCTCATATTGGAACTGCAACAGTCCAAGCCATCCGTATGATGGCAGAGGAAGCGATAGCAAATATGCTAGCTGTTCTCAATGGTCAACCCATTCCCAGTGAAGTATTCCCCAAATGA
- the LOC112992499 gene encoding probable 2-ketogluconate reductase isoform X1 — translation MIMGEGELPGLLVNEIGGIHGVLHSHVEFLKKHFYLITMKEFLEDRKHLSKKVQAIYLWWHKPVIDQELLQSLPNLKVIANSGVGMDHLDLKLVATFGVKMANAPHAVSSSTADTGMALLLASARRLVEGCHVAFSLGMEYCEADFLGVKVTRATLGIIGMGSIGYKIALRARAFEMNILYHNRTRRKEHEEQLVGAVYCEKIDSLLQQSDFVMVVVSLTPQTHKLIGKREMELMKPTATLINISRGAVVDQEALVRALQAGVIRAAALDVTYPEPLPRDHPLLKLKNVIITPHLGIKTEKTTRMITEEAVENILAALNGLPIPSEVLPS, via the exons ATG ATCATGGGAGAAGGAGAGCTACCTGGGCTTTTGGTAAATGAAATAGGAGGAATACATGGGGTACTGCATAGCCATGTGGAGTTCCTGAAGAAACATTTCTACCTCATCACTATGAAGGAGTTTCTTGAAGACAGAAAGCATTTGAGTAAAAAGGTCCAAGCAATCTATTTGTGGTGGCACAAACCAGTCATTGACCAAGAGCTCCTCCAGAGCCTGCCAAACTTAAAAGTGATTGCAAATTCAGGAGTAGGGATGGATCACCTGGATCTGAAACTTGTAGCTACCTTTGGTGTGAAAATGGCTAATGCTCCACATGCTGtttccagcagcacagcagatACTGGGATGGCTTTACTGCTGGCATCTGCTAGAAGACTAGTAGAAG GCTGTCATGTTGCATTTTCTCTAGGTATGGAGTACTGTGAAGCTGATTTTCTGGGAGTTAAAGTTACCAGAGCTACTCTGGGGATCATTGGAATGGGCAGCATTGGCTATAAGATTGCTCTGAGAGCCAGAGcatttgaaatgaatattttgtaCCACAACAGGACACGGAG gAAAGAGCACGAGGAGCAACTTGTCGGTGCCGTCTATTGTGAAAAGATAGACAGCTTGCTCCAGCAGTCAGATTTTGTGATGGTGGTGGTGAGCCTGACACCTCAGACACACAAGCTGATTGGGAAAAGGGAGATGGAGCTGATGAAACCCACGGCTACTCTCATTAACATCAGCCGAG GGGCAGTAGTCGACCAAGAGGCGCTGGTGAGAGCTCTCCAGGCCGGCGTTATCAGGGCCGCAGCTTTGGATGTCACCTACCCGGAGCCACTGCCCAG agatCATCCACTATTAAAATTAAAGAATGTCATTATAACACCCCACCTTGGCATTAAAACAGAGAAGACCACCCGCATGATAACAGAGGAAGCAGTTGAAAACATCCTAGCAGCTCTTAATGGTCTCCCTATACCCAGTGAAGTGCTCCCAAGCTGA
- the LOC112992499 gene encoding probable 2-ketogluconate reductase isoform X2 translates to MGEGELPGLLVNEIGGIHGVLHSHVEFLKKHFYLITMKEFLEDRKHLSKKVQAIYLWWHKPVIDQELLQSLPNLKVIANSGVGMDHLDLKLVATFGVKMANAPHAVSSSTADTGMALLLASARRLVEGCHVAFSLGMEYCEADFLGVKVTRATLGIIGMGSIGYKIALRARAFEMNILYHNRTRRKEHEEQLVGAVYCEKIDSLLQQSDFVMVVVSLTPQTHKLIGKREMELMKPTATLINISRGAVVDQEALVRALQAGVIRAAALDVTYPEPLPRDHPLLKLKNVIITPHLGIKTEKTTRMITEEAVENILAALNGLPIPSEVLPS, encoded by the exons ATGGGAGAAGGAGAGCTACCTGGGCTTTTGGTAAATGAAATAGGAGGAATACATGGGGTACTGCATAGCCATGTGGAGTTCCTGAAGAAACATTTCTACCTCATCACTATGAAGGAGTTTCTTGAAGACAGAAAGCATTTGAGTAAAAAGGTCCAAGCAATCTATTTGTGGTGGCACAAACCAGTCATTGACCAAGAGCTCCTCCAGAGCCTGCCAAACTTAAAAGTGATTGCAAATTCAGGAGTAGGGATGGATCACCTGGATCTGAAACTTGTAGCTACCTTTGGTGTGAAAATGGCTAATGCTCCACATGCTGtttccagcagcacagcagatACTGGGATGGCTTTACTGCTGGCATCTGCTAGAAGACTAGTAGAAG GCTGTCATGTTGCATTTTCTCTAGGTATGGAGTACTGTGAAGCTGATTTTCTGGGAGTTAAAGTTACCAGAGCTACTCTGGGGATCATTGGAATGGGCAGCATTGGCTATAAGATTGCTCTGAGAGCCAGAGcatttgaaatgaatattttgtaCCACAACAGGACACGGAG gAAAGAGCACGAGGAGCAACTTGTCGGTGCCGTCTATTGTGAAAAGATAGACAGCTTGCTCCAGCAGTCAGATTTTGTGATGGTGGTGGTGAGCCTGACACCTCAGACACACAAGCTGATTGGGAAAAGGGAGATGGAGCTGATGAAACCCACGGCTACTCTCATTAACATCAGCCGAG GGGCAGTAGTCGACCAAGAGGCGCTGGTGAGAGCTCTCCAGGCCGGCGTTATCAGGGCCGCAGCTTTGGATGTCACCTACCCGGAGCCACTGCCCAG agatCATCCACTATTAAAATTAAAGAATGTCATTATAACACCCCACCTTGGCATTAAAACAGAGAAGACCACCCGCATGATAACAGAGGAAGCAGTTGAAAACATCCTAGCAGCTCTTAATGGTCTCCCTATACCCAGTGAAGTGCTCCCAAGCTGA